The Corynebacterium suranareeae genome window below encodes:
- the secF gene encoding protein translocase subunit SecF: protein MTDSQTDSQTQSPSTQSAKPTAKRSWFNSLYTGDGGIDFIAKTKLWYWITGILLVISILFIAIRGFSLSIDFQGGTKMSMPAADYSTEQVEETFTDATGITPEIVQIVGSGDARTLEIHSERLSDEDIEKARLAIYEEYQPLNSEGQPSPDAIGNSTVSESWGSTITKRMVMALVAFLVIAAIYIAFRLEREMAIAAMAALIVDGIVIAGIYAVIGLEVSPATVIGLLTVLTFSIYDTVVVFDKVRENTEGFEGSRRRTYAEQANLAVNQTFMRSISTTIISALPIIALMVVAVWMMGVGTLKDLALIQLIGVVEGTFSSVFLATPLLVSLKNRLSKTKAHTSEVIASREGKNTLIDATPHTNADASAAGTENDTAGVAPETPAKRTVSKPTVDDHRSSGTWRPGRS, encoded by the coding sequence ATGACTGATTCCCAGACTGATTCCCAGACTCAATCACCATCGACTCAGAGCGCAAAACCAACCGCAAAACGCAGCTGGTTCAACAGCCTCTACACCGGCGACGGCGGCATTGACTTCATCGCCAAAACCAAATTGTGGTACTGGATCACCGGTATTTTGCTGGTCATCTCGATTCTGTTCATTGCCATCCGTGGCTTCTCCCTGAGTATCGACTTCCAGGGCGGCACCAAGATGAGCATGCCAGCTGCTGATTACTCCACCGAGCAGGTGGAAGAAACCTTCACTGACGCCACCGGAATCACACCAGAAATCGTGCAGATTGTTGGCTCTGGCGATGCCCGCACCTTGGAGATCCACTCCGAGCGTCTTAGCGATGAGGATATCGAAAAAGCCCGACTGGCAATCTATGAGGAATACCAGCCTCTTAACTCTGAAGGCCAGCCAAGCCCCGATGCGATTGGTAACTCCACCGTGTCAGAATCTTGGGGTTCCACGATCACCAAACGCATGGTGATGGCACTGGTAGCCTTCTTGGTGATCGCAGCGATTTACATTGCCTTCCGCCTGGAGCGAGAAATGGCGATCGCCGCCATGGCAGCGCTGATTGTTGACGGCATCGTCATCGCAGGCATTTACGCTGTGATCGGCCTTGAAGTCTCCCCAGCAACCGTCATTGGCCTGCTGACCGTGTTGACCTTCTCCATCTACGACACCGTTGTGGTCTTCGACAAAGTCCGCGAAAATACCGAAGGCTTCGAAGGCAGTCGCCGGCGAACATATGCCGAACAAGCCAACCTCGCAGTCAACCAGACTTTCATGCGTTCGATTTCCACGACGATTATTTCCGCCCTGCCGATCATCGCTTTGATGGTTGTCGCCGTCTGGATGATGGGCGTTGGCACCCTCAAAGACCTCGCGTTGATCCAGCTCATCGGCGTTGTCGAAGGCACCTTCTCCTCCGTCTTCCTGGCAACCCCACTGCTGGTCAGCCTGAAAAACCGCCTCAGCAAAACCAAAGCGCATACCAGCGAGGTCATCGCTTCACGCGAGGGCAAAAACACGCTTATCGACGCCACCCCCCACACCAACGCCGACGCCTCAGCAGCCGGCACCGAAAACGACACTGCCGGTGTGGCACCTGAAACACCTGCAAAACGCACGGTGAGCAAACCCACCGTTGATGATCACCGATCAAGCGGAACCTGGCGACCAGGCAGAAGCTAA
- the secD gene encoding protein translocase subunit SecD has translation MARQKKSAASAWERWPKRAIALFVLIVVGVYALVLLTGDRSATPKLGIDLQGGTRVTLVPQGQDPTQDQLNQARTILENRVNGMGVSGASVVADGNTLVITVPGEDTAQAQSLGQTSQLLFRPVGQAGMPDMTTLMTTLEDMANRWVEYGVITEEQANASLDEMNKAVASTEAEAETEEGAEATEPEPVTVTATPMEEPANSIEATQRRQEVTDMLRTDRQSTDPTTQIAASSLMQCTSGEMDPLAGTDDPRLPLVTCDPAAGGVYVLDPAPLLNGETDEENGTRLTGNEIDTNRPITGGFNAQTGQMEINFAFKSGDGEQGSATWSSLTNQYLQQQIAITLDSEVISAPVIQSATPVGSATSITGDFTQTEAQDLANNLRYGALPLSFAGENGERGGTTTTVPPSLGAASLKAGLIAGIVGIVLVAIFVFAYYRVFGFVSLFTLFAAGVLVYGSLVLLGRWIGYSLDLAGIAGLIIGIGTTADSFVVFYERIKDEIREGRSFRSAAPRAWESAKRTIVTGNMVTLLGAVVIYLLAVGEVKGFAFTLGLTTAFDLVVTFLITAPLVILASRKPAFAKPSVNGMGRVMKLVEERRANGELDEPEYLKKIHAKNAAAVSVSEPAAPEASNSGTSGTSGADASGTSGSGTDTNKGEEK, from the coding sequence TTGGCTCGGCAAAAAAAGAGTGCCGCTAGTGCCTGGGAACGATGGCCAAAACGCGCCATAGCGTTATTTGTGCTCATCGTCGTGGGTGTTTATGCGTTGGTGCTGTTGACAGGCGATCGTTCTGCGACACCGAAATTGGGTATTGATCTGCAAGGCGGAACGCGAGTAACGCTTGTGCCACAAGGCCAAGATCCAACTCAGGACCAACTGAATCAGGCTCGCACCATTTTGGAAAACCGTGTCAACGGCATGGGGGTGTCTGGCGCAAGTGTGGTGGCAGACGGCAACACGCTGGTGATCACGGTGCCAGGTGAAGATACCGCACAGGCGCAATCACTGGGACAGACCTCTCAGCTGCTGTTCCGCCCTGTGGGTCAAGCTGGCATGCCGGATATGACCACGTTGATGACAACGCTGGAAGATATGGCTAATCGGTGGGTGGAATATGGTGTCATCACCGAAGAGCAAGCAAATGCATCCTTGGATGAGATGAACAAGGCTGTTGCCTCCACTGAAGCGGAAGCGGAAACCGAAGAAGGCGCCGAAGCAACTGAGCCTGAGCCAGTGACCGTGACGGCCACCCCAATGGAGGAGCCCGCAAACTCCATTGAGGCCACACAGCGCCGACAAGAAGTCACGGACATGCTGCGCACTGATCGCCAGTCCACTGACCCCACCACTCAAATCGCTGCAAGCTCATTGATGCAGTGCACCTCCGGTGAAATGGATCCGCTAGCAGGCACAGACGATCCACGTTTGCCTCTGGTTACGTGTGATCCTGCAGCAGGTGGCGTATACGTTTTGGATCCTGCTCCGCTGCTCAATGGCGAAACCGATGAAGAAAACGGTACCCGCCTAACCGGTAATGAAATTGATACCAACCGACCAATCACCGGTGGATTCAATGCTCAGACTGGACAGATGGAAATCAACTTTGCGTTTAAATCCGGAGATGGGGAACAAGGTTCTGCAACGTGGTCTTCTTTGACTAACCAGTACCTGCAGCAGCAGATTGCCATCACCTTGGACTCTGAGGTTATTTCTGCTCCCGTGATTCAATCAGCAACCCCAGTGGGATCTGCTACCTCCATCACTGGTGATTTCACCCAGACTGAAGCTCAAGATCTGGCTAACAACCTGCGCTATGGTGCACTGCCACTAAGCTTTGCCGGTGAAAATGGTGAGCGCGGTGGCACAACCACCACCGTGCCACCATCACTGGGTGCAGCATCCTTGAAGGCTGGTCTGATCGCAGGCATCGTGGGTATCGTCCTCGTGGCCATTTTCGTGTTCGCGTACTATCGTGTCTTCGGTTTTGTATCCCTGTTCACCCTGTTTGCCGCAGGTGTGTTGGTCTACGGATCCCTTGTTCTGCTGGGACGTTGGATTGGATACTCCCTTGATCTGGCCGGTATTGCTGGTTTGATCATTGGTATCGGAACGACTGCTGACTCCTTCGTGGTGTTCTACGAACGTATCAAGGATGAAATCCGTGAAGGTAGATCCTTTAGATCTGCAGCACCTCGTGCATGGGAAAGTGCAAAACGCACCATCGTTACAGGCAACATGGTTACCTTGCTTGGTGCTGTGGTGATTTATCTGCTGGCTGTCGGTGAAGTCAAGGGCTTTGCCTTCACCTTGGGTCTCACCACTGCCTTCGACCTGGTTGTTACCTTCCTGATTACCGCACCACTGGTTATTCTGGCGTCACGTAAACCAGCCTTTGCCAAGCCATCGGTCAACGGCATGGGACGTGTGATGAAACTCGTCGAAGAGCGCCGAGCAAACGGCGAATTAGATGAGCCGGAGTACCTAAAAAAGATCCACGCTAAAAACGCGGCTGCGGTTTCCGTAAGCGAACCTGCGGCACCTGAAGCATCAAACTCCGGCACTTCCGGCACCTCAGGCGCCGATGCTTCCGGCACCTCAGGCTCCGGTACCGATACGAACAAAGGGGAGGAGAAGTAG
- the yajC gene encoding preprotein translocase subunit YajC: protein MDIVFLLILLAIFIIPTFLMSRRQRARMAEIQKLQDSVVPGDRIVTTAGQHATVVATTAETVDLEIAPGMISTFEKLAVVRVLQKADAPIEAQEPTLFDQPEVDRHDDDFDDRADGHPENR from the coding sequence ATGGACATCGTCTTTTTGCTTATTCTTCTAGCTATATTTATCATTCCAACGTTTTTAATGAGTCGTCGTCAGCGGGCACGGATGGCTGAAATCCAAAAGCTGCAGGACTCTGTGGTCCCAGGTGACCGTATTGTCACCACTGCAGGCCAGCATGCCACCGTGGTGGCTACCACCGCTGAGACCGTCGACCTGGAAATTGCGCCGGGAATGATCAGTACTTTTGAAAAGCTTGCCGTGGTGCGAGTGCTTCAGAAGGCTGATGCTCCAATCGAAGCGCAGGAACCAACGTTGTTTGATCAGCCAGAAGTAGATCGCCATGACGATGATTTTGATGATCGTGCCGATGGGCACCCTGAGAATCGTTAA
- the ruvB gene encoding Holliday junction branch migration DNA helicase RuvB yields the protein MSDVEKTEFEIPGGIPPRRNSGQGRAPDTNVDANLQPDEYDAEVTLRPKSLTEFIGQPKVRDQLSLVLTGAKNRGVVPDHVLLSGPPGLGKTTMAMIIAQELGTSLRMTSGPALERAGDLAAMLSNLMEGDVLFIDEIHRIARPAEEMLYMAMEDFRIDVIVGKGPGATSIPLEIPPFTLVGATTRSGMLTGPLRDRFGFTAQMEFYDVPDLTKVVKRTARILNVGIDNDAAVEIASRSRGTPRIANRLLRRVRDFAEVHADGHITIGAANAALIVFDVDEVGLDRLDRAVLDALIRGHGGGPVGVNTLAVAVGEEPGTVEEVCEPYLVRAGMIARTGRGRVATAAAWRHLGLEPPEGTIGDY from the coding sequence ATGTCAGACGTGGAAAAAACAGAGTTTGAAATCCCGGGAGGGATTCCCCCTCGGCGAAACAGCGGCCAAGGCCGTGCACCTGACACCAACGTTGATGCCAATCTGCAGCCAGATGAATATGATGCAGAAGTTACCCTTCGCCCAAAATCTTTAACGGAATTTATTGGCCAACCCAAGGTTCGTGATCAGCTCAGTCTCGTGCTAACAGGGGCAAAAAACCGTGGTGTAGTTCCAGATCACGTGCTGTTGTCGGGTCCTCCAGGATTGGGTAAAACCACCATGGCGATGATCATAGCGCAGGAATTGGGAACAAGTCTGCGTATGACGTCTGGCCCTGCCTTAGAGCGTGCGGGCGATTTGGCGGCAATGCTTTCCAACCTGATGGAAGGCGATGTGTTGTTTATCGATGAAATTCACCGCATTGCACGCCCAGCTGAGGAAATGCTGTATATGGCGATGGAAGATTTCCGCATCGACGTCATCGTGGGTAAAGGCCCTGGTGCCACCTCTATTCCTTTGGAGATTCCACCTTTTACCTTGGTGGGGGCCACCACCAGGTCTGGTATGTTAACTGGACCTTTGCGTGATCGTTTCGGCTTTACCGCGCAGATGGAGTTCTACGATGTTCCCGATCTGACGAAGGTGGTTAAAAGAACAGCACGCATCTTAAATGTTGGCATTGACAACGATGCAGCGGTAGAAATCGCCTCGCGGTCTCGGGGCACACCTCGTATCGCGAACCGACTGTTGCGCCGTGTTCGTGACTTTGCAGAAGTTCATGCCGATGGTCACATTACGATCGGTGCAGCCAATGCTGCGTTGATTGTGTTTGATGTCGATGAAGTAGGTCTTGATCGCCTCGATAGGGCAGTGCTGGATGCACTTATTCGTGGACATGGTGGCGGACCAGTTGGCGTGAACACTTTGGCTGTTGCTGTGGGTGAAGAACCAGGCACGGTGGAAGAAGTGTGTGAACCTTATTTGGTTCGAGCAGGCATGATCGCCAGGACTGGTCGAGGGCGTGTGGCTACTGCAGCTGCGTGGAGGCACCTGGGATTAGAACCACCAGAAGGCACCATTGGAGATTATTAA